A part of Thiomicrorhabdus sediminis genomic DNA contains:
- the fliJ gene encoding flagellar export protein FliJ, translating into MPNRLQRLHKLIELAEMELDKAGQTFHYMQNKLATEQGQVNSLLDYQADYAQQPISMGAIPAIQLQSRSAFSDKLNHAIIAQQQQVEESEKMVEMAQSAWQEKRANLKALQALYSRIENAENARINRQEQKLMDELSAQKFYQNQLKDR; encoded by the coding sequence ATGCCAAATCGATTACAGCGTCTTCATAAGTTGATAGAGCTTGCCGAGATGGAGTTGGATAAGGCTGGGCAAACTTTTCATTATATGCAAAACAAGCTGGCCACAGAGCAGGGTCAGGTGAACTCATTGCTTGATTATCAAGCCGATTATGCGCAGCAGCCTATCAGTATGGGCGCCATTCCTGCGATTCAGTTGCAAAGTCGTTCCGCTTTTTCCGATAAATTAAACCATGCGATTATCGCTCAACAGCAACAGGTTGAGGAGAGCGAGAAAATGGTTGAAATGGCACAATCAGCCTGGCAGGAAAAGCGCGCAAACCTGAAAGCTCTGCAGGCTTTATATTCTCGTATCGAAAACGCGGAAAATGCACGTATAAATCGTCAAGAGCAAAAATTGATGGATGAGTTGAGTGCGCAAAAATTTTATCAAAATCAACTAAAAGACCGTTAG
- the fliI gene encoding flagellar protein export ATPase FliI codes for MQWQQTLNDNLKEKLQHLHHSSIKAKPLKVAGRLVRMVGMTLEVVGTFAPIGSRCQIMRGVDLPPIEAEVVGFHDGRLFLMPIGDTQGLSPNAEVLPVEGGVKVGVGPNMLGRVIDGSGAPLDGLGPIEAAAYVSLSGERINPLSRHPITEPLDVGIKAINGLLTLGKGQRVGLMAGTGVGKSVLLGMMTRYTDADIVVVGLVGERGREVNEFVRQNLGEEGLKRSVVVATPADDAPLMRLHGAMLATAIAEYFREKGHNVLLLMDSLTRFAQAQREIALAVGEPPASKGYPPSVFAKLPQLVERAGNGKSGGGSITAIYTVLAEGDDQSDPIVDSARGVLDGHIVLSRQIADSGRYPAIDVESSVSRVMVDIADEQHLAMARRFKQLYSTYQQNHDLISVGAYRKGSDPEIDQAIQKYPDLNGYLSQGIKDHFSVAESISGLQSVLNR; via the coding sequence ATGCAGTGGCAACAAACGCTTAATGACAATTTGAAAGAAAAGCTGCAGCATTTGCATCACAGCAGCATCAAGGCCAAGCCATTAAAAGTCGCCGGCCGTCTGGTGCGTATGGTCGGTATGACTTTAGAGGTTGTCGGAACCTTTGCGCCGATCGGTTCCCGTTGCCAGATTATGCGTGGCGTTGATTTACCGCCGATCGAGGCCGAGGTAGTCGGTTTTCATGATGGTCGCCTGTTTTTAATGCCGATTGGTGATACTCAGGGTTTGTCGCCAAATGCCGAAGTGTTGCCGGTTGAAGGCGGTGTGAAAGTCGGGGTGGGACCGAATATGCTCGGCAGAGTCATTGACGGCTCCGGTGCGCCTTTAGATGGTTTGGGGCCTATTGAAGCCGCCGCATATGTGTCATTAAGCGGTGAAAGAATTAACCCGCTTAGCCGCCACCCGATTACCGAACCATTAGATGTCGGTATTAAGGCGATCAATGGTCTGCTTACCTTGGGCAAAGGTCAGCGTGTCGGCTTAATGGCTGGAACCGGGGTTGGTAAAAGTGTCTTGCTTGGTATGATGACCCGTTATACCGATGCCGATATTGTAGTGGTCGGCTTGGTTGGTGAGCGTGGCCGAGAGGTTAACGAATTTGTCCGCCAGAACCTGGGTGAAGAGGGTTTGAAAAGATCCGTTGTGGTCGCCACGCCTGCTGATGATGCACCTCTTATGCGTTTGCACGGGGCTATGTTGGCAACAGCGATTGCCGAATATTTTCGTGAGAAAGGTCATAATGTTTTACTGTTGATGGATTCTTTGACGCGTTTTGCCCAAGCGCAGCGTGAAATCGCTTTGGCGGTCGGCGAGCCGCCCGCCAGCAAAGGCTATCCGCCTTCGGTATTTGCAAAATTGCCGCAATTAGTGGAACGTGCCGGTAATGGTAAAAGTGGCGGTGGCTCTATTACCGCTATCTACACGGTTTTAGCCGAAGGGGATGATCAATCCGATCCGATTGTCGATTCGGCTCGTGGTGTTTTGGATGGGCATATAGTGTTATCCCGTCAAATTGCCGATAGTGGACGTTATCCGGCTATCGATGTTGAATCCTCGGTAAGTCGAGTCATGGTTGATATTGCTGATGAGCAGCACTTGGCTATGGCAAGACGTTTTAAACAGCTTTATTCAACCTATCAGCAAAACCATGATTTAATCAGTGTTGGAGCTTATCGAAAAGGTTCCGACCCTGAAATTGATCAGGCGATTCAAAAGTATCCTGATTTGAACGGTTATTTATCTCAGGGCATTAAGGATCATTTCTCGGTGGCTGAGTCTATTTCCGGGTTGCAGTCGGTTCTGAATCGATAG
- a CDS encoding FliH/SctL family protein, with translation MSEQALSAQNVESEQAEVAEELVGTDEEQPQVVNRLLRGDEIDAPNISTWQLSSFAEEKKAKQEELSQKAYEKFHDEYEPKFQQQAELLKKEAYDQAFQKGYEEGLEKGLVEGRQKGEGEAKQQVMDNLLPKVEQFEELLSSIKKPYQVIEEKVYSELVEFALHIAKTVIHKSVDEHKDWVLQAVKDAVLVLPESEGKIEVFLHPDDLAFLQISKPSISENWMLRENHQLQQGTCLVKQDYSTVMNSWISRFDEVAEQLKDAVEVEQNAEFEIAAIEPENQTDNGSAEQQTATN, from the coding sequence ATGAGCGAGCAAGCGTTGTCTGCTCAGAATGTTGAATCAGAGCAAGCCGAAGTTGCTGAAGAGCTTGTCGGTACTGACGAAGAGCAGCCTCAGGTAGTCAATCGCCTTTTACGCGGCGATGAAATTGACGCGCCTAATATTTCAACTTGGCAGTTATCGAGTTTTGCTGAGGAAAAAAAAGCCAAACAGGAAGAGCTTTCGCAAAAGGCTTATGAAAAATTTCATGATGAATATGAGCCTAAGTTTCAGCAACAGGCCGAGCTTTTAAAGAAAGAGGCTTATGATCAGGCTTTTCAAAAAGGTTATGAAGAAGGTCTAGAAAAAGGTTTGGTTGAAGGGCGACAAAAAGGTGAAGGCGAAGCTAAGCAGCAGGTAATGGATAACCTGCTTCCTAAGGTGGAACAGTTTGAAGAATTACTTTCTTCAATTAAGAAACCCTATCAGGTGATTGAGGAAAAAGTTTATTCAGAATTGGTTGAGTTTGCTTTACATATTGCTAAAACGGTCATTCATAAGAGTGTTGATGAGCATAAGGACTGGGTGCTCCAGGCCGTTAAGGATGCGGTGCTGGTATTGCCGGAATCGGAAGGTAAGATTGAGGTCTTTTTGCATCCGGATGATCTGGCCTTTTTACAGATTTCCAAACCCTCGATTTCCGAAAACTGGATGTTGCGCGAAAACCATCAGCTGCAACAGGGAACCTGTTTGGTTAAGCAAGATTATTCTACGGTTATGAACAGTTGGATTTCACGTTTTGATGAAGTCGCCGAACAGTTGAAGGATGCGGTGGAAGTCGAACAAAATGCCGAGTTCGAGATTGCTGCAATTGAACCGGAAAATCAGACGGACAATGGTTCGGCTGAGCAGCAAACGGCAACAAATTAA
- the fliG gene encoding flagellar motor switch protein FliG, whose protein sequence is MADSVLEEVIDIPNMDKAAILLLSLGKETAANVLKHLNPREVQMVGSAMTAVDSVSHREIHHVMASFLDEIGEDALGVDPSEFAQSLMASALGEGGGHLMDAALLGDQVKGLEALKWQHPSTIANMLRNEHPQVVAIVLSYFDSDQAAEVLRGIPERFQSEVIYRIATLTTIQPRALFDLNDVLENASSDGEGGKLATIGGEKRAAEILNLVGSGVDSRILDDIAIEHEEISKAIQDKMFVFDDIKGIDDRGVQTLVGEVPSDVLVVALKGADKELKEKFLSNLSKRQADIMRDDLETGGPVKLSAVEDAQRSIIQTVRRLADEEKIMMPGGAEEFV, encoded by the coding sequence ATGGCCGATTCCGTTTTAGAAGAAGTTATCGATATTCCTAATATGGATAAAGCGGCTATTTTGCTGCTGTCTCTTGGTAAGGAAACTGCTGCTAATGTATTAAAGCATTTGAATCCTAGGGAAGTGCAGATGGTCGGTTCTGCGATGACGGCGGTTGACTCGGTCAGTCATCGTGAAATTCACCATGTTATGGCCTCGTTCTTAGATGAAATCGGTGAAGATGCCTTGGGGGTGGATCCAAGCGAATTTGCTCAATCTTTGATGGCTTCGGCTCTTGGAGAGGGTGGCGGTCACCTTATGGATGCGGCTTTATTGGGTGATCAGGTTAAAGGCTTGGAAGCCTTGAAATGGCAGCATCCTTCGACCATTGCCAATATGCTGCGTAACGAACACCCTCAGGTGGTGGCGATTGTCTTGTCCTATTTCGATTCAGATCAAGCCGCCGAAGTGCTTCGTGGTATTCCGGAACGATTCCAGTCTGAAGTTATCTATCGTATTGCGACTTTGACAACCATTCAACCGCGAGCATTATTCGACTTGAACGATGTCCTGGAAAACGCCTCCAGTGATGGTGAAGGCGGTAAGTTGGCGACCATTGGTGGTGAGAAACGTGCTGCTGAAATCCTTAACTTGGTGGGCAGTGGTGTTGACTCGCGTATTCTTGACGATATCGCCATCGAACACGAAGAAATCAGTAAAGCCATTCAAGACAAGATGTTTGTCTTTGATGATATTAAAGGTATCGATGACCGCGGTGTGCAAACACTTGTCGGTGAAGTGCCTAGTGATGTACTTGTGGTGGCTCTTAAGGGAGCCGATAAAGAGCTTAAAGAGAAGTTCCTATCCAATCTATCGAAACGTCAGGCGGATATTATGCGTGATGATCTGGAAACCGGTGGTCCGGTCAAACTCAGTGCGGTCGAAGATGCGCAGCGTAGTATTATCCAGACTGTTCGTCGCCTAGCGGATGAGGAGAAGATTATGATGCCAGGTGGTGCTGAGGAGTTCGTCTAA
- the fliF gene encoding flagellar basal-body MS-ring/collar protein FliF, whose translation MAEPQASADNTLNAAPPTGIGSAFLNNLISLSVAKQITLVIGIAASISLIVGLLMWSQSTSYTLLFGSVDAKDMNEIVQTLEQEGVEYKLEQSSGGILVPTDLVHPLRLKLAAAGYPKQAPTGYQILDVEQGFGISQFKETTRYHRALEGELSKSVASINAVKSARVMLGLPKRSVFVRKEQKPSASVVVKLYPGRSLNEEQVSAIVYLVASSIPNMETKGVTVVDQHGNLLTGDHTSGGMINMSMKQLDYTRQVEETLSNRIIRLLAPIVGGEDKVRAQVTAELDFTQQEQTRENYEPDPEAVRSEQEIKEINRNDGPTGVPGALTNQPPRAGLAPEQGYTPGGDPNLKSSSEKKTKNYELDRTVSHIKNAVGNIHRLSVAVVLDDKTSLADNGDIVREQISDEELLRYRQLVSDTVGLDETRGDTLSVVNASFVKAPEEEMPAMPIWQEAWFWDLVKQVLAGLAVLLVIFGVIRPMLRDLNSKQEAYLEYPEDVPDEEEELENVDEISKALEQMNEEVEQTAQESEAESEAEHQLLEKVRSIVAEDPRVAAHVIKQWLAGE comes from the coding sequence ATGGCAGAACCACAAGCCTCCGCAGACAATACTCTTAATGCCGCACCGCCTACCGGCATAGGTTCCGCTTTCCTTAATAATCTTATTTCCCTCTCGGTTGCGAAGCAGATTACGCTCGTTATCGGTATTGCCGCCTCGATCTCGTTGATTGTCGGTCTGTTGATGTGGTCACAAAGCACTTCCTATACCCTTTTGTTCGGTAGTGTCGACGCCAAGGACATGAACGAGATTGTCCAGACCCTTGAGCAAGAAGGCGTTGAATACAAGCTTGAGCAGTCTAGCGGCGGTATTTTGGTGCCGACCGATTTGGTTCATCCGTTACGCCTTAAATTAGCCGCGGCAGGTTATCCGAAACAGGCGCCAACCGGTTATCAGATTCTTGATGTCGAACAAGGCTTCGGTATTTCCCAATTCAAAGAGACGACCCGTTATCACCGTGCCTTGGAAGGCGAGTTATCCAAGTCGGTCGCCAGTATCAATGCGGTCAAATCCGCAAGAGTCATGCTCGGTTTGCCAAAACGTTCGGTGTTTGTCCGTAAAGAGCAAAAACCTTCCGCTTCGGTTGTGGTTAAGCTTTACCCTGGACGCAGTCTGAACGAAGAGCAGGTCAGTGCGATTGTCTATTTGGTTGCTTCGAGTATTCCAAATATGGAAACCAAAGGGGTTACCGTTGTCGATCAGCACGGTAATCTGCTTACCGGTGACCATACTTCGGGCGGCATGATTAATATGAGCATGAAGCAGCTCGACTATACCCGTCAGGTCGAAGAAACCCTTTCAAACCGTATTATTCGTTTATTGGCGCCAATTGTCGGCGGTGAGGACAAGGTCAGAGCCCAGGTAACGGCTGAGCTTGATTTCACCCAGCAAGAACAGACGCGTGAGAATTATGAGCCGGATCCGGAAGCGGTACGTTCGGAGCAGGAAATCAAAGAGATCAATCGTAATGATGGACCGACCGGGGTGCCGGGAGCTCTTACCAACCAGCCGCCACGTGCCGGTCTGGCACCGGAGCAAGGTTATACCCCAGGCGGCGATCCAAACCTGAAAAGCTCGAGTGAAAAGAAAACAAAAAACTACGAGTTGGATCGTACGGTTAGCCATATTAAAAACGCGGTAGGCAATATTCACCGTTTATCGGTCGCGGTGGTTTTGGATGACAAGACCAGTCTTGCCGATAATGGTGATATTGTCCGTGAACAGATTAGTGATGAAGAGCTATTGCGTTACCGACAGCTGGTAAGTGATACCGTCGGTTTGGATGAAACACGTGGTGATACCTTGAGTGTGGTCAATGCCTCATTTGTCAAGGCGCCGGAAGAAGAAATGCCTGCGATGCCAATCTGGCAGGAAGCCTGGTTCTGGGATTTGGTCAAGCAAGTATTGGCCGGTCTAGCGGTACTGCTGGTTATCTTCGGTGTGATTCGTCCGATGCTCAGAGACTTGAACAGCAAGCAGGAAGCTTATCTGGAATATCCTGAAGATGTACCGGATGAAGAGGAAGAGCTGGAAAATGTGGATGAAATTTCTAAAGCGCTTGAACAGATGAATGAAGAAGTTGAGCAAACCGCTCAAGAGTCCGAAGCGGAATCCGAAGCGGAGCATCAGTTGCTCGAAAAAGTTCGCAGTATTGTTGCTGAAGATCCACGTGTCGCGGCACACGTTATCAAGCAGTGGTTAGCAGGAGAGTAA
- the fliE gene encoding flagellar hook-basal body complex protein FliE has protein sequence MSQIDTQSLMLQMRSLAAQAQSQPVEKVTESADSGLQKADNFADLLVQSVNAVNAEQQKSGAMKKAFESGDPEADLSEVMLQAQKASLSFQAMTQVRNKLVEAYKDIIHMPL, from the coding sequence ATGAGCCAAATTGATACTCAAAGTTTAATGTTACAGATGCGTTCACTGGCAGCGCAGGCGCAATCTCAGCCTGTCGAAAAGGTGACAGAATCTGCCGACTCCGGATTGCAAAAAGCGGATAACTTTGCCGACCTGCTGGTCCAGTCGGTAAATGCCGTAAATGCAGAACAGCAAAAATCTGGTGCAATGAAAAAAGCATTCGAAAGTGGTGATCCAGAAGCCGATCTTTCTGAAGTAATGCTTCAAGCACAGAAGGCCAGCTTATCGTTCCAAGCAATGACGCAGGTTCGTAATAAGCTTGTAGAGGCCTATAAAGACATTATTCACATGCCTTTGTAA
- a CDS encoding sigma-54-dependent transcriptional regulator, translating into MSIAKILVVEDDAVLQEALVDTLSIHGFEVISVSNAEDALKALKDDIGMVFSDIRMDGMDGYTLMTKIRAAKPYLPIVLMTAYGTIEQAVDAMKAGAVDYIVKPFEANVLVEKAKAYFNRDASQEDDFIAADPATQQLKTMAKKVAESDASVMIGGESGTGKEVLARYIHLQSARAKQPFVAINCAAIPETMLEATLFGYEKGAFTGAMKSMPGKFEQAQGGTIFLDEIGEMQIDLQAKILRVLQEKEVERLGSTKAVNLDVRVLSASNIDMKQAISENKFREDLFYRLNVFPMRLSPLRERPRDIAAIAERLIERHCGSNRVQPMISAQAMKRLIEYRWPGNIRELDNVIQRALLLMSGDTIQEQNILLDDGFVEPLTQKQSSVMSGQGDEAGEAKEFSISDEELPLDLKARETHLILETLRQNDGHRQKTAEALNISPRTLRYKIAKLKEQGVEVP; encoded by the coding sequence ATGAGCATTGCAAAAATTTTAGTTGTCGAAGATGACGCTGTATTGCAGGAAGCGTTGGTCGATACTTTGAGCATTCATGGTTTCGAGGTCATTAGTGTCAGCAATGCAGAAGATGCCCTTAAGGCGTTAAAAGATGATATCGGCATGGTGTTTAGCGATATTCGCATGGACGGCATGGACGGCTATACTCTAATGACAAAAATTCGTGCCGCTAAGCCTTATTTGCCGATTGTCTTGATGACTGCCTACGGTACTATCGAGCAGGCCGTCGATGCGATGAAAGCCGGCGCGGTGGATTATATCGTCAAACCCTTTGAAGCCAATGTCTTGGTAGAAAAGGCCAAGGCGTATTTTAATCGCGACGCATCTCAAGAAGATGATTTTATTGCCGCTGATCCGGCGACCCAGCAGTTGAAAACCATGGCGAAAAAGGTCGCTGAAAGTGACGCCAGTGTGATGATTGGTGGGGAAAGTGGAACCGGTAAAGAAGTGCTGGCACGTTATATTCATTTGCAGTCGGCAAGAGCTAAGCAGCCGTTTGTTGCGATTAACTGTGCAGCCATACCTGAGACCATGCTTGAAGCTACTTTGTTCGGTTATGAAAAAGGTGCCTTTACCGGTGCGATGAAATCCATGCCCGGTAAGTTTGAACAGGCACAGGGGGGTACGATTTTCTTGGACGAGATCGGCGAAATGCAGATCGACCTGCAGGCAAAAATTTTGCGTGTTTTACAGGAAAAGGAAGTGGAGCGACTTGGTAGCACCAAAGCGGTTAATTTGGATGTGCGAGTGTTAAGTGCTTCAAATATCGATATGAAACAGGCGATTAGCGAGAATAAATTCCGTGAGGATCTGTTTTATCGTCTGAATGTTTTTCCGATGCGCCTATCGCCGTTACGTGAAAGACCAAGAGATATTGCCGCGATTGCGGAACGATTGATTGAGCGCCATTGCGGCAGTAATCGTGTGCAACCGATGATATCGGCTCAGGCAATGAAGCGTTTAATTGAATACCGTTGGCCGGGCAATATCCGCGAATTGGATAATGTGATCCAACGAGCTTTATTGCTGATGAGCGGTGATACCATCCAGGAACAGAATATTTTATTAGATGACGGTTTTGTCGAGCCTCTAACGCAGAAGCAAAGCAGCGTGATGAGCGGGCAGGGCGATGAAGCTGGCGAGGCTAAAGAGTTTTCGATAAGTGATGAAGAGTTGCCACTGGATTTAAAAGCCAGAGAAACGCACTTGATATTAGAAACCTTGCGTCAGAATGACGGTCATCGTCAAAAAACGGCTGAAGCATTAAATATCAGTCCGAGAACTTTGCGCTATAAGATTGCTAAACTGAAAGAGCAGGGGGTAGAAGTTCCTTAA
- a CDS encoding sensor histidine kinase, giving the protein MAELTGTEQQARLDELEAAFELFNQTSMQLTHSYESLQHQVEQLQTQLEQSDQEKKQVADHLSRLLELLPAGVIVLNNQSEVIEMNPSAKKILGDDALHRDWEVVMRNVFLSRNDAGELIAHDDSIYQLSETPVDQTKNRILLIHDVTSARRLQEHVNRHQRLHSMGEMAASLAHQIRTPLASALLYVSQMDSSQLDDVSRKKFADKALRSLNHLESLVKDMLQYAKGGKGSDKAIELQTLVSELQHGVEPRIKMSDSQIRFNAFVPGLTVMGDKDALITALQNLVNNAIDIVGSKAQVEVTVNKLPNKRVDIVIHDKGPGIETERLEKIFEPFYTSRAKGTGLGLAVVRAIAEAHGGEVWVKSIVGFGSQFGLRLPLMGEQ; this is encoded by the coding sequence GTGGCAGAGTTAACCGGTACAGAGCAGCAAGCACGATTAGATGAGCTAGAAGCAGCTTTTGAACTGTTTAATCAGACCTCCATGCAGTTGACCCATTCTTATGAGTCATTGCAACATCAGGTCGAGCAATTACAAACTCAGCTGGAACAGAGCGACCAGGAAAAAAAGCAGGTTGCCGATCACCTGAGCCGTTTGCTGGAACTGCTTCCTGCCGGTGTCATAGTATTAAACAATCAATCCGAAGTCATAGAGATGAATCCGAGTGCCAAAAAGATACTCGGCGATGACGCTTTACACCGTGATTGGGAAGTGGTTATGCGCAATGTCTTTTTAAGCCGCAATGATGCCGGTGAGTTGATCGCTCATGATGACTCTATTTACCAGCTTTCCGAAACACCGGTCGATCAAACGAAAAATCGTATCCTTCTTATTCATGATGTGACATCGGCTCGCCGCCTCCAAGAACATGTCAATCGTCATCAGCGTTTGCATTCTATGGGGGAGATGGCGGCATCACTGGCGCATCAAATTCGTACCCCCTTAGCGTCAGCACTGCTTTATGTGTCGCAAATGGACTCATCCCAGCTGGATGACGTCAGCCGGAAGAAATTCGCCGACAAGGCCTTAAGAAGCCTGAATCATTTGGAATCCTTGGTCAAAGATATGTTGCAGTACGCCAAAGGCGGCAAGGGCAGCGATAAGGCGATCGAGTTGCAAACATTGGTCAGCGAGTTGCAGCATGGGGTTGAACCGCGTATCAAAATGTCCGACAGCCAGATTCGATTTAATGCGTTTGTACCGGGGTTAACGGTTATGGGCGACAAAGACGCTTTGATTACCGCTTTGCAAAACTTGGTCAATAACGCGATCGATATCGTTGGCAGCAAAGCGCAAGTCGAGGTGACGGTCAATAAGCTGCCCAACAAGCGCGTAGATATCGTGATTCACGATAAGGGGCCGGGGATTGAAACGGAGCGTCTGGAAAAGATTTTTGAGCCTTTTTATACCAGCCGAGCAAAGGGGACAGGTTTAGGTTTGGCCGTGGTTCGAGCGATCGCCGAGGCACATGGTGGTGAAGTTTGGGTTAAATCAATTGTGGGTTTTGGTTCCCAGTTTGGTTTACGCTTGCCGTTGATGGGTGAGCAATAA
- a CDS encoding sigma-54 interaction domain-containing protein: MSEDIFASLVGSGSAMQQVKKLILQVAQTDATVLILGESGTGKEVVAQALHNASSRSNKAFIPINCGAIPGELLESELFGHEKGAFTGAITARKGRFEMAEKGSIFLDEIGDMPLPMQVKLLRVLQERIYERVGGNKSFECDVRVIAATHRNLEDNIADGNFREDLFYRLNVFPIEMPALRERPEDIPELIEFMFSRIAASGRKIPDLSEKALLALQNYQWPGNVRELGNLSERLSILFPGLKVDYDDLPVKYQVELDENASLLVAEKVSAEIAVPSAQSANDQSPVNNDETASQTVQAEPAAIDSSLSMGAPNLEDGLDLKSYLVEMEIQLIQKALNQTEGNVSQAAKLLQTNRTTLVEKIRKYELS, encoded by the coding sequence ATGTCTGAAGATATCTTTGCTTCGCTCGTCGGCAGTGGCTCGGCGATGCAACAAGTCAAAAAACTTATTCTACAAGTAGCGCAAACCGATGCGACGGTTTTGATTCTAGGTGAATCCGGAACCGGTAAAGAAGTCGTCGCCCAAGCGCTTCACAATGCTTCTTCCCGTTCTAATAAAGCGTTTATTCCAATCAACTGCGGTGCGATCCCTGGTGAATTGCTGGAAAGCGAGCTTTTTGGTCATGAAAAAGGAGCCTTTACCGGCGCTATCACTGCTCGTAAAGGTCGCTTTGAAATGGCTGAAAAAGGTTCGATTTTTCTCGATGAAATCGGTGATATGCCTTTGCCGATGCAGGTGAAATTATTACGGGTGCTCCAAGAACGTATTTACGAACGTGTCGGTGGCAATAAAAGCTTTGAGTGTGATGTGCGCGTGATTGCGGCAACCCATCGCAATCTGGAAGACAATATTGCTGACGGTAATTTCCGCGAGGATCTGTTTTACCGTTTGAATGTTTTTCCTATCGAAATGCCGGCGCTACGCGAGCGTCCGGAAGATATTCCGGAGTTGATTGAATTCATGTTCTCACGTATCGCTGCCAGTGGCCGTAAGATTCCTGACTTGTCCGAAAAAGCGTTGCTGGCTTTACAAAATTATCAATGGCCCGGCAATGTTCGCGAGTTGGGTAATTTAAGTGAACGCCTATCCATTCTGTTTCCCGGGTTGAAGGTTGATTATGATGACCTGCCGGTAAAGTATCAGGTTGAGCTGGATGAAAATGCCAGTTTGCTGGTGGCAGAAAAAGTCTCAGCAGAAATTGCCGTCCCATCGGCGCAAAGCGCTAATGACCAATCGCCAGTAAACAACGATGAAACAGCCTCGCAAACGGTTCAAGCCGAGCCTGCGGCAATCGATAGCAGTCTTTCAATGGGCGCCCCGAATCTGGAAGACGGTTTGGATTTAAAGTCTTATCTGGTAGAAATGGAAATCCAACTGATTCAGAAAGCGCTTAATCAAACCGAAGGCAATGTTTCCCAAGCGGCGAAACTGTTGCAGACCAATCGCACCACCTTGGTGGAAAAAATACGCAAGTATGAGTTGAGTTAG
- the fliS gene encoding flagellar export chaperone FliS has product MNMALKKQFAQAYSNTFVETAVSEASPHKLIQMLYDGALKNMNLAKVFLEQKNFEKKSAHINKALSILGSLRDGVDVDKGGNVGSNLLEIYDYCYRTLFAASAQNDIAKVDEVIDLIKSISDAWQQMPDNIKRASKEQLDRIGG; this is encoded by the coding sequence ATGAATATGGCTCTAAAAAAACAATTCGCACAAGCCTATTCCAATACATTTGTGGAAACGGCTGTTTCAGAAGCATCTCCGCATAAGTTGATTCAGATGCTTTATGACGGTGCTCTAAAAAACATGAATCTGGCTAAGGTGTTTCTCGAGCAGAAAAATTTTGAGAAAAAGTCTGCGCATATCAATAAGGCGTTGAGTATTCTAGGGTCTTTACGCGATGGTGTCGATGTCGATAAGGGTGGTAATGTCGGTAGCAATCTATTGGAAATCTACGATTATTGCTACCGTACGTTGTTTGCGGCATCGGCTCAAAATGATATTGCTAAAGTAGATGAAGTCATTGATTTGATTAAAAGTATTAGTGATGCTTGGCAGCAGATGCCCGATAATATCAAGCGTGCCTCAAAAGAACAGTTGGATCGCATAGGTGGCTAG